The bacterium genome includes a window with the following:
- a CDS encoding phosphohydrolase, whose protein sequence is GTGYPLNLSGEGIPLAARLINIADSYDAMISDRTYRHSMRPQQALSEIERCAGTQFDPDLVPAFISVVSQAAAMGM, encoded by the coding sequence ACGGCACCGGCTACCCTCTCAACCTCTCTGGAGAGGGGATCCCCCTCGCCGCGAGACTGATCAACATCGCCGATTCCTATGACGCCATGATCTCAGACCGCACCTACAGGCACTCGATGAGACCCCAACAGGCCCTTTCAGAGATTGAACGCTGCGCCGGGACCCAGTTCGATCCCGACCTGGTACCCGCCTTTATCTCAGTGGTCAGCCAGGCTGCTGCGATGGGAATGTAG